Genomic window (uncultured Desulfovibrio sp.):
TGCCCACGGCTGTTCTTTCCACCCAGACAGGCGGCATGACGGGCTTTACCTTTCATGACCTCACCAGCGAGATGTCCCCCATCCTTGACCACTGGGAAAGGCTGGGGCTGCGCTTTGATACGGTCTATTCCGGCTTTCTGGGCACGCCGGAGCAGGTTGCCATTACCCTGCGCTGCATCCGTGACTTTCTCAAGCCCGACGGCTTTGCCCTGGTGGACCCGGTGCTGGGCGACAATGGCGAACTGCATGCCACCCAGACGCTGGACATGGTGCGCGCCATGCGCCAGCTGGTGACGCACGCCCACACCATCACCCCCAATATGACGGAAGTGGCCTACCTGCTGGACGAACCATACCGCGATCAGCTCACGGAAGAGGAACTGAAACAGCAGATGCGCCGCCTGGCCGATATGGGACCGCGCTGTGTGGTCATCACCAGTGCGCCGTCCACCCGTCAGGGCTTCTGCACCACCGTGGCCCATGATCGCGAGGACGGCCGCTTCTGGAAGGTGGAAAGTCCGTGGATTCCCGCCTTCTACCCCGGCACGGGCGACATCTTTTCCAGCGTGCTGCTGGGCGCACTGCTGCAGGGCGACAGCCTGCCCCTGTCCGTGGAACGGGCCGTGCGCCTGATTTCCAGGGGAATCCACATCAGCATGGAAGCCCAGACCGTTCCCACCGAAGGCATCCTGCTGGAACGGGTGCTGCCCATGCTGGCAGACCGGCAGGACCGGCACATGTACGAGGAATTCTAGGGGGCAGACCGCAGGCGATCTGCGGAAACGGCAACCCAACCGCCCGGATGCGCCGGCCTTCCCGTGCCTGCCCGGCAGCAGGCTGCCGCATGAAAAACGACAGGGCCTGTGCCGGAAGAAACGCCGGAAGACGGCAAAACGTGCCCGCAGGCAGGGTGCCGCCTTGCCCCCGGCGCATCGCGTCAGGCGTTCCGCGGAAACGCGGAATGGCCCCGTGGCGCGCTAGCTGCCCGGCTGTTGCAGGAGCTTGGCGGCAAAGGCGGCTGCCCCGAAACCATTATCGATATTGACCACGGCAATGCCGGGCACACAGGAACAGAGCATGGTGCTGAGGGCGGCAAAGCCCCCGCTGCCCACGCCATAGCCCACGGACGTGGGCACTGCCAGCAGCGGACAGCGCACCAGACCAGCCAGCACCGAGGGCAGGGCGCCCTCCATGCCCGCCACGGCAATGACGCAGCGTGCCTGCCGCAGGGCGGGCAGATGCGGCGTCAGCCGGTGCAGACCGGCCACCCCCACATCGGTGATGAAACCGCAGGCATGCCCCCAGAAACGCAGAGCGCCATAGGCTTCGGCGCCCACGGGAATGTCCGCCGCCCCGGCCGTAACCACAAGAACCTCGCCGGCCTGCGGCCACGGCGGGCCGAGTTCCAGGGCATCTTCCTGTCCGCCATCGGCACGGCGGGGACCCAGCGTAAACAGGCGGGCCTGGGGCCAGTAGCGTCCCCCGGAAAAACTGTCCAGCAGCAGCTGCCCCTGCCGGGGATCTGCCCGGCTCACCAGAACCGGGCTGCCATCAGCATGCAGACCGCGCACCGCGCCCAGCAGGGCCTCGTCACTCTTGTTCTGGGCAAAGACCACTTCGCCGATACCGGTGCGCACGGCACGCTGCGGGTCCAGCGCAAGCCCGTTGAGGCTGTCTTCCAGCGGCAGGGCGCTCAGATGCCGCATGGCCTCTGCCGGCAGCATGTCGCCACGGGCCACGGCGTCCAGCAGCTGCCGTATCTGTAGGTTTTCCATATTCTTTCCTCCGGGATGGCCGCCCCTGCAACCAATGTCCCGCCCATGCCCTGCCTGCCGGCAGGCGCCGGGCCTGGACCTGCCCCGCACGGCACACGATCCGCCACGGCAGCAGGGGGCAACGCCGGGCGGCAGAAGCCTCTAGCCCATTTCCGCCCGCTTGTCAGCCCGTTGCCGCCGTCCGCTGCCCGCGATGCCGGGAGCTGTCCCCGCGCTCGCAGCTTGAGTTTCAACGGCTATACGGCTATGCTGAAGCCTTGTGCGCCCTTATGGTGTACCAATCCGCTCTACCGGAGTCCACATGCTCGATTTTATCCGTTCCAATACCCAGTCGCTGGGTGTCAAACTGATCTTTGGCCTGATCATCGTTGTCTTTGTTTTCTGGGGCGTGGGAAGCCTCACGGATTCCAGCAGCGGCAATGTGGTGGCCGTGGTCAATGGCGACGGCATCTCCATCCGTGACTACGAACAGGCCTATCAGGATGCGCTTGAGGCCATCCAGCGCCAGAATCCCCAGATCACCCGCGAACAGCTGGCCGCAGAAAACCTGGGCCAGCGCGTGCTCAATACGCTCATCATGCAGAAGCTGCTTGAGCAGGAGGCCGCCCGCGCGGGCATTGCCATCTCTCCCCTGGAAATGCGCCAGGCCGTGGAAAACGTGCAGGCCTTCCAGAACAGCGAAGGCAAGTTCGACCCCGAGCTGTTCAAGCGCCTTGTGGAAAACCAGCACCGCAGCGTGGCCGCCTTTGAACGCAAACTCGCCAGCGACATGCTCAATCAGAAGCTGGAACGGCTCGTGGACGCCGGCGTGTGGAACAATGCAGCGGAATCCCGCGCCTATTACGACTATCTGCGCCAGAAGCGCGCCCTGACCTATGTCTTCCTGCCGGCATCGCGCTTTGCCGCCTCGGTAACTCCTGCCGAAACGGACATTGCCGCCTATTATGAGGCCCACAAGCAGGAATTCACCCGGCCGGCCCGGGCCGCGGTGGAATATGTGGCCATTTCTCCCACCCTGCTGGTCACGCCCCAGAGCATCAGCGAGGCCGATGCCCAGGCCCAGTATGAACGCAATCTTTCGCGCTATGCATCCCCTGAACAGGTCAGGGTCTCGCATATTCTGGTGCCGCTCCGGGAAGATGCCCCGGCCGATGCGGTGAAGCAGGCGGAAGAAAAGGTGGCGGCCATCCGCCAGGAACTGGCGTCGGGCAAGCCCTTTGCCGAGGTGGCCAATGCCCACAACGGCCCCAATGCCGCCGGTCCCGGCGGGGAACTGGGCTGGATACAGCACGGCCAGACCGTGCCCCCCTTTGACGCGGCCGCCTTTGCCCTGGAACCGGGCACGGTCTCCGATCCGGTACGCACCACCTTTGGCCTGCACCTCATTCTCGTGCACGAAAAGAAAGCCGCCGGCACCCTGCCCTTTGCCGAGGTGGAAAAGGGCATTCGTGACGACCTGGCCCGGCAGCGCGGCCTGGAAAAGCTCAATGACGCCCTGGACAGCCTCATCGAAGACAATATCCTCAAGAAGCCCCTGGCTGACAGCGCCAAACGCTTCGGCCTGAGCGTGAGCAGTACCGATCTGCTTACTGCCGATGCCCTGCAAAAGGAACTGGGCATTTCCGCCGACAGTGCCAGGGCACTGCTGAGCGCGGGCAGCGGCAATCCCGTGGACACCGCCCTGGAAGCCGGCGACCACTATCTGGTGGCCCGCATCAGCAAGGCCGAGGCGCAGCGCGTGCCCGACCTGGCCGAAGTGCGCGAGACCATTCGGGAAAAGCTGGTGGCGGACGGCGCGCTCAAGGCAGCCCTTGCCGCAGCGGCCGGGGAACTCAAAAGCGCCCGCGAGGGCAGCGCTCCCCAGGGCGAAAAGCAGGGCGATCTGGGCCGTGACGGCCTGCTGACCGGCTTTGCGGCCGATACCTCTCTGGCCAAGGCCGTGTTTGCCGCGCCGCTGGAACAGTGGCTGCCGCAGGCCTTCAGCCTGACCAGCGAGGCCGAGGGCGCCGGCGCCTTCATCTGCCGGGTGGACAAGGTGGTGGAAGCCGATCCCGCCGAATGGGACAGCATGAAGCAGACCTTTGACGGCCTCATGCGCAGCCGCCGCAGCAGCGAACTGTTTGCCCTGTTCCTGGGAAATCTGCAACGCAAGGCCGAAATCAAACAGAATGCCGCGCTGCTCAAGCAGATTGGCGGCTAGCTGACGTTCTTCCGCTCTGCGGAAGGAACACAAGGATCACAAGGGGAGCAACGCTTTTTGCCACGCGCAAGGGGGCGTTCTCCCCTTCATGTCATCAAGGAGAAAACTATGTGCGGCATCATCGGCTATACCGGTCATCGTCCCGGTGTTCCCGTGGTGGTGGAAGGACTGCGTCGTCTGGAATATCGAGGGTATGACTCGGCGGGCGTGGCCTTTGGCCTCAAGGGCGGCCTGGCCGTCATCCGGGCCAAGGGCAAGCTGGCCGCGCTGGAGGAAAAGCTGGCGCACGAACCCGTGACCCTGGCCACCACGGCCATGGGGCATACCCGCTGGGCCACGCACGGCGAGCCGGCGGAACGCAATGCCCACCCCCAGTGCAGCAATGACGGGCGGCTGGCCCTGGTGCACAATGGCATCATCGAAAACTATCAGGAAATCCGGGAGCGCCTGCAAGGCCTCGGCTATGTCTTCCATTCGGAAACCGACACCGAGGTGCTGGTCAATCTCATTTCCGAATGCTGCAAGACGGAACCTGACCTGCTGCATGCCTTTGCGGCGGCCCTGCGTCAGGCGCACGGCGCCTACGCCGTCTGCCTCATGGACAGCCAGAATCCCGACAGCCTGCTGGCGGCCCGCATGTCCGCGCCGCTCATCTTCGGTCTGGGCACCGGAGAATACTTTGTGGCCTCGGACATTCCGGCCTTTCTGCCCTATACGCGCCAGGTCATCTTTCTGGAAGACGGCGACATTGTGCAGTGCTCGGCCTCGCAATACCGCATTCTGCGCCTGGAAGACCTTGCGGCGGTGCAGCATCCCGTCCAGACCATTACCTGGGACATGCAGGCCGCCCAGAAGGGCGGATACCGCCACTTCATGCTCAAGGAAATCTTCGAGCAGCCCCGCGTCATCACCGACGGCCTGAGCGGCCGCGTGCAGGGCGACAGCGTGCGCCTGCCCGAACTGGACAGCCTGCCCGTGCCGCGCCGCCTGCATATCGTGGCCTGCGGCACCTCCTACCACGCGGGCATGTGGGGGCGGCACCTGCTGGAAAGCTGGGCGCACATCCCCGTGCAGCTGGAAATTGCCTCAGAATTCCGCTACCGCGACGCACTGCTGCTGGGCGAAGACGAAATGGTGCTGGTCATCAGCCAGAGCGGCGAGACTGCCGATACCCTGGCCGCCCTGCGCATTGCCCGGCAGAAGGGCATTCCTGTCCTGGGGCTGTGCAATGTGGTGGGGTCTTCCATTGCCCGCGAGGCCTCGGCCGTCATCCTGACCCAGGCCGGACCGGAAATCAGCGTGGCCTCCACCAAGGCCATGTGCAGCCAGATGCTCATGCTGTCCCTCATGGCCCTGTACTGGGGGCAGCGCAACAGCGTGGGCAGCAGCGCACAGCGTGCCGAACGGCTGGCCGTTCTGGAGAGCCTGCCGGCCCTGCTGGAAGCGGCCCTGCCCGACATGCACCAGCGGGCACGGGAACTGTCCCGCCAGTATGCCCAGGCCCGTAACTTCTTCTACCTGGGGCGGGGGCACTGCTATCCGCTGGCCCTGGAAGGGGCACTGAAGCTCAAGGAACTGTCCTATATCCATGCCGAAGGCTATGCCGCCGGCGAAATGAAGCACGGCCCCATTGCCCTCATCGATCCGACCTTCCCCTCCCTGGTGCTGGCCCTGGATGACGCCCTCTATCCCAAGGTCATTTCCAATATGGTGGAAGTCAAGGCCCGCCAGGGCAAGGTCATTGCCCTGTGCAATGCGGGGCATGAGCCGGACGCCGATCACCTCTGGCGCATTCCGGCCCTGCCGGCGCCGCTTTCCGCCTTCATGGCCCTGCCGGCCCTGCAACTCTTCAGCTATGAAATGGCGGATTATCTGGGCAAGGACGTGGACCAGCCCCGCAATCTGGCCAAGAGCGTTACCGTGGAATAGGCCGCATCCCTTCGGCCGCTTCTTTGCAAAGACGCCCCGCAGCAGAAGCTGCGGGGCGTCTTTTATGCGGTTACGGCAGCGGCCGTATCCGTATGGTAGCCAGCATGGCATCAATCTCGGCCCGCCGGGTTCCCCCGGGGTCCGTCACGGTGATCATGCTGAAATTCTCGCCGGAAAAGTGCATGGAGCTGCTGCTTTCCACGCCATTGCTGGCAAAGGTGAAGCTGTACCAGCCGTCCTTTTCCACCGGCTCCGTTCCCCCCAGACGCCGGGACATGTCCCGGGCAAAGGCCGCAGGGTCCGTGCCGTCCATCCGGCTGTGCACCACGGAAAAGGACGCCGCCCTGTCCCTGGACACCACGGCAACCACCTGCGCCGACGGCTGCGTGGCATTCCAGCCGTCCAGCACGTTCATGGAAAAGGCCATGAAGTGACGCAGGGTGCCGCTTTGCGGCCTTGCGTCCCCCGTATCCGCGGGGCCATCCTCCCCGGCGGCTTCACCGGTCAACGGGCATGCCCCAAGAATCACCAGAACGGCCAGACAAAACAACAGACAACGATATTTCATGAAACATCCCCCCCGGAAGGAACGTCTTGCGGCGGCCTTCCCGCACCAGACAGGAACGACGCACGGCAGCGCCTCAGTCCCTGCGAATCCGGAATTCCACCTTGTCGGCACAGTCGGGGCACTGAAAGGGGCCTTCGTTGATCACGCCCTTGCGCGCCGCATAGACAAAGGGAAACACCGCATTCATGGCCATCATGCAGATATTGCCGCTGGCCTCCTTGTCGATGGCGGGGCCGTCAAAAATCACGGCATCGCCCTCGCTGTAGAGCGGGCAGCAGGACCGGATCACTTCCAGACGAATCCTGATTTCTTCCACGGCAGGACTCCTTGCAACGCATATTGCCGCCGGCGCCAGCGGCTGCCGGCGGAACACGGGGTTAAAGATAGGGCGAAAAAAGCCAGCAGGCCGCATCACGCAGACGAACCGGCAGGGAACGGCGAGCAAGACGTTCCAGAGTGATTTCCGTGCCGCGCTGCATGGCCTTGTCCATGTGTTCGGCCAGCAGGTCATGGAAATGTTCGTCGAAGACTTCCATGTTCAGCTCAAAATTGAGATGCAAGCTGCGGGCATCCAGATTGGCCGAACCGATCTGCGCATAATAGCCGTCCACCGCCAGCAGCTTGGTATGGGCAAAGGGCGGCTGCTGCTGCCAGATGCGCACGCCCGCCCGCAGCAGGGACGGCATAAGGCGGAAACTGGCCCAGTGCACATAGGGCAGATTGTTGCGCGCAGGCAGCACCACGCGCACGTCCAGGCCGCGCTGTGCCGCGCTGCGCAGACTGGTCATGAGCTGACTGGTGGGCAGAAAATAGGGCGTCATGATGCGCACGCTGCGCCTGGCCCCGCTGATGGCACCGGCAATGAGATCATTGAGCGGATCCGTATCCGAATCCGGCCCGTCCAGAATAAGACGGCAGTGGCTGCCGCCCCCCTGTTCCACAATGGGCATTTCCGGCAGCGGACTGTAACTGCCGCAGGCAAAGCCCCAGTCCAGCATGAAGGCACGCAGCAGCTGCCGGGCAATGGGACCAGTGCAGCGGAAGTGCATGTCCTGCACGTCGTTGCGGCTGCCCCTGAGCACGTGTGCGTCAGAAATGTTCATGCCGCCGGTAAAGGCCACGCCGTCACACACCAGCACCTTGCGGTGATTGCGCAGATTGATGCACAGCCGCGGCGGCAGCAGCCGCAGGGGCAGAAAGCGGGCCACCTGCACCGGAGTGCGGGCCAGTTCCGCCCAGGGTTTGCGCAGGGAATAGAAGGAGCCGCCAAAACCGTCCACCAGCAGGCGCACGTCCACACCACGGGCAGCGGCACGGGACAGGGCACGACAGAAGGATGAGGCCACCTCGCCGGCACTGAAAATGTAGGTGGACAGGTAGACCAGATGGCGGGCCTCGTCGATGGCCTGGAGCATGGCCGGATAGGCGGCATTGCCATTGTGCAGCGGGGTGATGCTGTTGCCGCCGCAAAGATTGCGGGCCGTGAGCCGGTGCCCCAGCTTTTCCAGCAGCTGGGCTTCCGGCGGGATGGTATGCTGCCTGTGCGGCTCGCGGGGCGGATGCACATAGCCGGGATCATGGGAGGCTATCCTGTGCAGCATGCGCTGCGCGGCGCTCTGGGCGCGGCTGATGCCAAACAGCGTGTACAGCAGCGGCCCCACCAGAGGCAGAAAGAGCATGGTGGCCGACCAGCCCAGGGCAGAGCGGGGATCCTGCTTGGTCAGCAGGGCGTGGACCACCCCCAGCCAGGACAGGCTGTGAATGGCAAGAAAAAGCACAATGTGAAAGGGATTGATCCAGTCAACCATGGGCATTTTCCTTCCCCCGGAAGCCGGGAGCTTCCGGGGGACGGTCTACCGTCAGGAGAGTTCACGGCCAATGGCAATGCGCCGGCGTTCCACCTGCGCCACCAGATCGGGCAGGAGATCGCGCAGGGCATCCAGATCGTCATGGCGGCCAGCCTGCTCCACGCAGCGGGCCATGCGCCCCAGAGAGCGGAAGCCGTAGGATTCCGCCGACTGGGCAATGTACTGTGCGGCATCGGCCACGCCGCGGCAGTCGCGCCGGGCATAGTGCTGCTGCGCCTCCTGGATGGCCGCGCTCAGGCGCTTCACCAGGTCCAGCATTTCCGTATCCACTGCCGGTGCGCTGGCGGCGGGAGATGCCGGGAAGGGAGCACCGGTGCTGCCGGCAGCAGGCTGCCGAACCGGCGGCTCCACCGGACCTGCCTGCGGCTCGGCCAGCCGTCTGGCAGACTGACCGACAGCCGGCCCACTCGCTTCACTGGCCGTCTGGCTAACTTTCTGGCTGGCCGTCTGGCTGACCGCCTGAGTGCTCGACAGTGGGACAGCCGATGGCGCGGAGGTCTGCGCCACGCTCTGCCCCGGCGTCCGGGTCGCTGCCTGTGCCTGCGGCACGGCAGCAGGGGTTTCCCTGCCGGGCACGGACAGCGGCGCACGGCCGGCAGACGCAGCACGTGCGGTTTCACTGCCCTGCAGGCGTCCCAGGACGCGGCGCAGCAGGGAAGGAGCGCCTCTGTCAGGCGACGGCCCTTCCGGCAGTCTGTCAGCAGGAGCCGGCGCAGACGACGGGCTGTGCGGCGTCACGGCCGCCGGACGGTCAGCACCGCGGGGCGCGCTGCCGGCAGCAGGCTGCGCTGCCGGCATGGCGGCCGGAGCCGCCGTTTCCTCCCCGCCGGCACGGGCCTCTTCCTGCCGCAAGGCCTCGCTGAGGCGCACCGTGGGAACCTCCGTCGCGCTCGCTGCCGGCGTGCTCGCTGCCGCCGGCTGGCTGGTGCGACGTACAATATCCGTTATCTGATGGCGCAGGGTCTCAGCGCCATCGCCCGGTACCCGGCGCTGGGGAATGGCGGGCGCAGGGCTTTTTTCCGCAGTGCGCACAATGGGGGTGGGTTCTCCCACCCATTCCACGTGACTGTCATAGGCTTCCGCACCGGGCAGCAGACCGCTGCCGATGCGCGGCGCCGGACGGGCAGGGCGCTGCTCGCGGACGTTGTGCTCAGGGGCTGGCGCAGCGGGGCGCACTTCGGCGCTGGCCGCCGCCGTCACGGGCGCGGCAGCGGCTTCCGTGGCCGCAGCGGCCTGGGGAACGGCCGCCTGTTCGCTGACCGTATCCGGAGCCTGTTGCGTGTTTTCGGTCTCGTGGGACACGGCAGTGTCCTGCCGGAAAGCCGGCGTCTCGCCCCAGCGATTATCCAGCGGCACGCGCGTATCCTGCGCCGGCGTGGCGGCCTCCACCGCCGTTTCACGCGGCCCCCAGCGGTTGTCCAGGGTGGCCTTTTCCGGCGCTGCCGGCTGATGGCTATCCGTGCCGGCAGCGGCTGCCGGCGCGGGCGACGGCGTTTCGGCCAGCGGCGCCGTGACGGTCGGCGCCATCGGCTCCGTCTCATCGGCTGATGCGACCTGTGCGTCCGGTACAGCCGGTGCCTCCTCCGCCAACGGCTGCGGCGACACGGCATCCGCGGGACCTTCCGTTTTGGGCATCACGCTGGCGGCAGGGGAGGCAGGCGGATTTTCCGGCATCGCCTGCTGTCCGGCAGCGGCATTCTCTGCGGACGGCGCAGCGTCCCTCTCCGCCGTCTCCGCGGTCGGTGTCACCGCCGCAGGCGCGGCTGGTGTCTCTTCCCGGCTGGCGGCAGCGGGCTGGGGCACGGGCTGGGTACTGGAAAGAATTTCCTGCACGGTTTCGCGCAGGGTTTCCCGCTGGACAGGTTCCAGCAGCGCGTGCGTAAAGCCCGCATGGGCCAGCGCATCCCACTGGCTGTCATCCTGCGTGATGGCAATGGCGGCAAAAACCGGCAGATGCGCCTCACTGGCCCGCTGGCGGAAACGTGCCAGCGCAGGGGCCACCTCCGGCGTCACATTGCGTCCGGCCACGATGAGGATGGACTGGGGCCGATGCTCGTGCATGGCCAGCGCTTCACGCAGGGTGCGCGTTTGCAGGATGACGTAGGGCAGGTCATTGATTTTCTGGATAAAGCTGTGCTGCTCCATTTCATCATTGACGCAGATCATGATGCGCGGGCGTCTGGCGCGCCGCCCCAGGTCCGGCGTGGTCAGGGGTTTGGGACCGCCGTCATCCTCCACCGGGGCCGCAGCAGGCGCCGCCGGTTCGGGCGCAGGCTTTGCCATGTCTGCTACGGGCGCCGTGTCTGCCGCAGGTGCCTGCGTCCGGGGACGGACGGGCTGCTCCGGCATGCTCCGGGAAGCACGTTCCTGTTCCACCGGCAGCAGATGCAGACTGAAGGCAATGACCGCCCCGTGACCATCGGCCTCTGCCCGCAGCAGCCCTTCATACCGCCCGGCCAGTTCCCAGGCATGGGCCAGGGCCAGGGCGGAACGTTCCTGCGGGGGCAGGCCGCTGCCGCTGTCGCGGATGGTAAAAAGCAGATGGCCGGGATCAAGGCTTTCCGGCATGGGCCGCACCGAAACATGCACGCTGCCCCGGTGCGTGGCCCGCACGGCGCTTTCCAGCAGTTCGTGCAGCACGCCATACAGGCTTGCGTGATCCCCCCGGAACAAGGCGGGCAGCTGCGGGGGCATGTACCAGGCCAGGCTGATGCCTGCCCGTTCCGCCGCAGCGGCCACGGCATCATGCACGGAGCGCATGAGTTCCTGCAAATTGAAATCTTCCTCCACAGGTGCGGCCGCTGCCTGTCCATGCTGGCCGGCAGGCTTGCCTGCCAGCAGCGAGGCCATGCGCCGGGCGGTATCGGCCATCTGTCCGGCCGTTTCCCGTGCGCCGGGCGGCAGGGTGCAGGCCTGGAGGGCGGCAGCCTCACGCAGCAGCGTATCCAGCGGCTGGCTCAGCCGTTCCTTCAGGGCAGATACGGCCCCCGTGCTGTCGGTTCCAGACCGGGCAGAAGCCGCCCCGGCCGGGGCAGGGCGGGCGGCCGTCAGCGACGGTTCATCCATGTGCGGCAGAGGCAGACCCGCCGCGGGCGCTTCCGCCGGCAGCAGACGCAGATTGGGGTCGTCCAGCGTGGGCAGCGGTTCATCCCCCATGGTCAGGGGAGCATCCACGGGCACGGCATTGCCCACCCCTTCCAGGGCAGGCATGGTCAGATCAATGGGGTCATCCTCGCGGGCCTCATGGCGGGGCGCTGCCGTGGCCGCAATAAGCAGGGCGCTCAGGGCCGTGCCCCACAGGGGCAGGGCGGCCAGCAGGCTCGGCGCATAGCCATGTTCCAGCCCCATGACGGAAGCCGCCACAGCCAGCGGAGGAATGAGGCAGCCCAGCAGAAAACGCCGGGCGCCGGGCAGGCCCATGAGGCAGGCCGCCGTACTGGTGGGCACCAGCAGCAGGGCGCCTGCCGGCCACAGGGGCAGATAGCGCGTGATCCAGCCCATTTCGGGAATCAGCGGCAGCAGGGCCAGAGCCGCGCCGGGCAGGACCAGCAGAATGAACTGCGCATCCAGAATGCGGTGCCGGCCACGGGTCTGCATGAGATGGCG
Coding sequences:
- the glmS gene encoding glutamine--fructose-6-phosphate transaminase (isomerizing) produces the protein MCGIIGYTGHRPGVPVVVEGLRRLEYRGYDSAGVAFGLKGGLAVIRAKGKLAALEEKLAHEPVTLATTAMGHTRWATHGEPAERNAHPQCSNDGRLALVHNGIIENYQEIRERLQGLGYVFHSETDTEVLVNLISECCKTEPDLLHAFAAALRQAHGAYAVCLMDSQNPDSLLAARMSAPLIFGLGTGEYFVASDIPAFLPYTRQVIFLEDGDIVQCSASQYRILRLEDLAAVQHPVQTITWDMQAAQKGGYRHFMLKEIFEQPRVITDGLSGRVQGDSVRLPELDSLPVPRRLHIVACGTSYHAGMWGRHLLESWAHIPVQLEIASEFRYRDALLLGEDEMVLVISQSGETADTLAALRIARQKGIPVLGLCNVVGSSIAREASAVILTQAGPEISVASTKAMCSQMLMLSLMALYWGQRNSVGSSAQRAERLAVLESLPALLEAALPDMHQRARELSRQYAQARNFFYLGRGHCYPLALEGALKLKELSYIHAEGYAAGEMKHGPIALIDPTFPSLVLALDDALYPKVISNMVEVKARQGKVIALCNAGHEPDADHLWRIPALPAPLSAFMALPALQLFSYEMADYLGKDVDQPRNLAKSVTVE
- a CDS encoding phospholipase D-like domain-containing protein gives rise to the protein MVDWINPFHIVLFLAIHSLSWLGVVHALLTKQDPRSALGWSATMLFLPLVGPLLYTLFGISRAQSAAQRMLHRIASHDPGYVHPPREPHRQHTIPPEAQLLEKLGHRLTARNLCGGNSITPLHNGNAAYPAMLQAIDEARHLVYLSTYIFSAGEVASSFCRALSRAAARGVDVRLLVDGFGGSFYSLRKPWAELARTPVQVARFLPLRLLPPRLCINLRNHRKVLVCDGVAFTGGMNISDAHVLRGSRNDVQDMHFRCTGPIARQLLRAFMLDWGFACGSYSPLPEMPIVEQGGGSHCRLILDGPDSDTDPLNDLIAGAISGARRSVRIMTPYFLPTSQLMTSLRSAAQRGLDVRVVLPARNNLPYVHWASFRLMPSLLRAGVRIWQQQPPFAHTKLLAVDGYYAQIGSANLDARSLHLNFELNMEVFDEHFHDLLAEHMDKAMQRGTEITLERLARRSLPVRLRDAACWLFSPYL
- a CDS encoding pyridoxamine kinase, yielding MYETPLRRVAAIHDLSGLGRVSLTAAIPILNCMGIQTCPLPTAVLSTQTGGMTGFTFHDLTSEMSPILDHWERLGLRFDTVYSGFLGTPEQVAITLRCIRDFLKPDGFALVDPVLGDNGELHATQTLDMVRAMRQLVTHAHTITPNMTEVAYLLDEPYRDQLTEEELKQQMRRLADMGPRCVVITSAPSTRQGFCTTVAHDREDGRFWKVESPWIPAFYPGTGDIFSSVLLGALLQGDSLPLSVERAVRLISRGIHISMEAQTVPTEGILLERVLPMLADRQDRHMYEEF
- a CDS encoding SurA N-terminal domain-containing protein — protein: MLDFIRSNTQSLGVKLIFGLIIVVFVFWGVGSLTDSSSGNVVAVVNGDGISIRDYEQAYQDALEAIQRQNPQITREQLAAENLGQRVLNTLIMQKLLEQEAARAGIAISPLEMRQAVENVQAFQNSEGKFDPELFKRLVENQHRSVAAFERKLASDMLNQKLERLVDAGVWNNAAESRAYYDYLRQKRALTYVFLPASRFAASVTPAETDIAAYYEAHKQEFTRPARAAVEYVAISPTLLVTPQSISEADAQAQYERNLSRYASPEQVRVSHILVPLREDAPADAVKQAEEKVAAIRQELASGKPFAEVANAHNGPNAAGPGGELGWIQHGQTVPPFDAAAFALEPGTVSDPVRTTFGLHLILVHEKKAAGTLPFAEVEKGIRDDLARQRGLEKLNDALDSLIEDNILKKPLADSAKRFGLSVSSTDLLTADALQKELGISADSARALLSAGSGNPVDTALEAGDHYLVARISKAEAQRVPDLAEVRETIREKLVADGALKAALAAAAGELKSAREGSAPQGEKQGDLGRDGLLTGFAADTSLAKAVFAAPLEQWLPQAFSLTSEAEGAGAFICRVDKVVEADPAEWDSMKQTFDGLMRSRRSSELFALFLGNLQRKAEIKQNAALLKQIGG
- the larB gene encoding nickel pincer cofactor biosynthesis protein LarB, whose product is MENLQIRQLLDAVARGDMLPAEAMRHLSALPLEDSLNGLALDPQRAVRTGIGEVVFAQNKSDEALLGAVRGLHADGSPVLVSRADPRQGQLLLDSFSGGRYWPQARLFTLGPRRADGGQEDALELGPPWPQAGEVLVVTAGAADIPVGAEAYGALRFWGHACGFITDVGVAGLHRLTPHLPALRQARCVIAVAGMEGALPSVLAGLVRCPLLAVPTSVGYGVGSGGFAALSTMLCSCVPGIAVVNIDNGFGAAAFAAKLLQQPGS
- a CDS encoding TIGR04076 family protein, producing the protein MEEIRIRLEVIRSCCPLYSEGDAVIFDGPAIDKEASGNICMMAMNAVFPFVYAARKGVINEGPFQCPDCADKVEFRIRRD